The region CCACGGCGGTCGTGGTGACCCGCCTCGCCGGGCGGTCGGCGTACGTCGTGACGGAGGTCGTCGGATGAGGAACCTCGCGCTCGCAGCGGCGGCCGCGCTGCTGCTGGCCGGCTGCACCCCCGACGCCGCACCGCCGGAGGAGGTCACCGTGCAGTGGGTCGAGAAGCAGCTGCCCGCACCGTCCGGGGCGCCGGGACGCAACGTGCTCCGCGACGCCGTCGAGTGCGGCGACGGCTGGTGGGTGGTCGGTGCGGTGTTCCTCGACGAGCCCACCGAGACCCGGGACACCCGTCCCGCGGCGTGGTTCTCCCCCGACCGCGAGACCTGGACGTCGGTGCCGGTGGACGCCCGCACCTACTGGGGCCGCCGCGCGATCCTCAACTCGGTCGCCTGCTCGCGCGACCGCGTCGCGATCGTGGGGGCCCGCTCGGGAGGCGCGCACGGCAACCCCCGCGTGACGACCTTCTGGCTCGACGACTCTGCGGCCGACGTCGGGAGGCTGGTCGACGTACCCACCACGTTCGTGCAGTACGGCGGCGTCAGCGCAACCAACGTCGGCCCGGTCTCCGGCGGCCCGGAAGGCTGGCTGATCGTGGGCAACCGCACGTCGGGACCCGGCGTCTGGGTCACCGACGACCCGCGCGGGTTCACCCGCGTCGAGGCCGAGCCCGGCCTCACCGACGACGGCGACCTCGAGTCGCTCGCCCAGGCGGGCGGCTGGGCCGGTGACGAGTGGGTCGTGGTCGGCGGCGGCGCGCGGACCGGCCGGCACCTCGAGCAGGCGCCGCTCGCCTGGTCCTCGCCCGACGGGCTGTCCTGGAGCCCGGAGGAGATGCCTGACGACGACGGGGCGCAGGACGTGCACCGGGTCGCGCAGCTCGACGACGGCGACCTGCTGGCGGTCGGCCTGAGCGAGGGGCGCTTCGCGGCGTGGCTGCGCGACGACGACGGCTGGAGCGAGCCGGTGAGGTTCGGCGAGGTGGCCGACTCCTGGACCGGAGCGCCGTACGTCGCCTCGCTCGCGCCGACGCCGGCCGGGATGCTCGCCACCGTCAGCACCGGCCAGCGCTACGAGATGTGGCAGACCGCCGACGGTCGCGACTGGAGCCGCGTCGAGGTGCCCCTCGAACCACAGACCGCCGGCGACCACACGTTGGTGGCAGCCGGCGGCGGGAGCCTGCTCGTCATCGGCGATGCCGGGGACGGCGGGCACGTGTGGGCGGGTGAGCCCCAGGGGTGATCAGCCCTTGAAGACGTCCTTGATCTTCTCGCCGGCCTGCTTGAGGTTGGCGCCGGCCTGGTCGCTCTTGCCCTCGGCCTGGAGCTCCTCGTCGTCGGTCGCCTTGCCCGTGGCTTCCTTGGTCTTGCCCTTGAGCTCCTCGGCCTTGTTGCCGATCTTGTCGTCGAGTCCCATGGTGGTTCCTCCTGTGGAGTGTGTGCCGACCTGAGTGGTCACCTTCCAACGTGCCACGCAGGTGGGCACCGAACCGCACCCGTCCGGGTGGGGGATGTCCGGACGGGTGCGGTGGCTCGGTGTCAGGACCCGAGGGTCCGCGGAGGTGTCGGCCCCGGGTCCGTCGTCCCGGTCTGCAGGCCCGGCGGGGGAGCGGGCTGCGGCACCGGGGTGACGTGCTCGACCTCTTCGGCTCGCGACGCATCGATGCGCCAGATGAAGAAGCAACCGACGACGGCGACGACGATCGCCGCCGTACCGATCAGGATCACAGTGCCCATGGGGTTCACTTCCTTGTGGTGGAGAGGCGAAAACCTCTACAAACCTGTATAGGTTAGTTCTGCACATTGCACAAGCAGTGTCCACGACCAGGTCGACGGGGAGCGCGATGCCGGAGCACGAGCACGGGTTCAGCATCGGGACGCTCGCCGCCCGCACGGGCCTCACCCCGACCGTGCTGCGCACCTGGGACCGCCGCTTCGGGTTCCCGGAGGGCACGCGCTCGACGGCGGGCCACCGCAGGTTCAGCGACCTCGACGTCGAGCAGGTGCGCGAGGTCGCCGAGGCGCGCTCGACCGGCGTCTCCCTGCAGGCCGCGATCGACGCGGTACGCCGACGACACGAGGACGCACCCGAGTCGGTGCACGCGGTGCTGGTGCGCGACTTCCCGCACCTCGGCGTGCAGCGCCTCGGTCGGCGCGCACTGGTGGCGGTCTCGCAGGCGTTGGAGGACGAGTCCCTCGCCCGCGCCGACCGGCCGGTGGTGCTCGGCGCGTTCCAGGAGGGGCACCGCTACGCGGGCTCGCGTCACCGGTGGGACGAGCTGGGACGCACGGCGTCGTGGGCAGCGGTCGTCGCGGACTTCGACGACGACCTGCCGGCCGACCCGTCGGCGACGCCTGCGCGGTGCCAGCTGCCCGCAGGGTCCCCGTTGCGTCGTGAGTGGACCGTCGTGTCCGTGAGCGCCGGTCTCGCCGCGGTCGTCTCGGCGTGGGAGGTGCCGGTCGCGCCGGGGAGCGAGGCCGTCTACGAGTCGGTGATCAGCAGCCAGCGACCGGTCGCGCTGGCCGCGGCGCGGGTGCTCGCCGCGGCGGCGGGCTCGGCGGGGGCACGGCCCCCGGCGGCCGTCGACCGCCTGCTCGGCGAGCCCGGCCGGACGGCTCCCCCGGGCGGGGCCGACCCGGACCGGATGTGGGTGCGAGCGCTGGCGCGACTCGACCCGGGCGCCTGATCCCGAGCACGACCGTCGATCAGTGGTGGCGCAGGGCCTCGACCAGCTCGTCCTTCGTCATCGACGAGCGGCCCTCGATGTCGAGCTCGGCCGCACGCTCGCGCAGCTCCGCGACGGTGCGGTCCTCGTAGTCGGTGGCCTCGCCACCGCGCTCGCCGACCTTCGAGCGTCCCTCGTTGGCTGCCGCGTTCGCGATGCGGGCGGCCTTCTCCTTGCTGGCACCCTCGTCGCGCAGGGCCTCGTAGACCTCGTCGTCCTTGACGGACGGGCGCGCATCCTTCTTCTTCTCGGCCATGACGCCACCGTGCCAGCGGGCACCCGGCCCCGGCTCACCCTGCCGGGGGAGCAGGCTCAGGCAGACAGCCGGTCGAGGCAGTCGCGCAGCTGGTCGACGGTCTTCTTCGCCAGGATCGGGAGGTAGGCCGCGACCAGGTGCGAGGCGAGCCTCGAGGCGCCGGAGAAGTGCATCTCGGCGTTGTAGGTGATCCGGGTGGCGTCGCCGGACCGCTCGATCTCGAAGCGGTCGTGCCCGTCGAAGGAGTCGTTGCTGCCGGTCAGCAGGACCAGTCGCCCGGGCACCAGCTCGGCCGTGGTGTAGGTCAACTCGACCTCGCGGCCCAGGAAGCCGGAGACGTTGCGGTACGTCGTCCCGACCCCGCCGTCGCCGCCGGTCCGCTGGCAGGTCTTCGTGCCCGGGTCCCAGCCCTCGGCGTTGCGGAAGTCGGCGAGGTAGTCGAACGCCGCCTCGGGGCTGGCGGTGGTGGCGAACGCACGCGTGATGGACGGCATGCCCCGACCGTAGCCAGCGGGCGGGTGGGACGGATCACCCCGAGAGGCCGGAATTGGAGTTGAGACATCGTTGTCTCATGTGAGACAGTAGTGTCTCATCAAGAGTCCGAGCGCGAGGACGTGCCATGGCAGACCGCAACGAGATCCTGGGCGCCGCCCAGGGTGCGTTCAACGCCGACCCCTCCGCCTCGATGTCCGCGGTCGCCGAAGCCGCCGGCATCAGCCGCGCGACCCTGCACCGGCACTTCGACTCGCGCGAGGCGCTGCTCGTCGAGCTCGGCACCCGGTCGCTCGACCAGTGGGCCGGCCGGCTCGACGAGGTCGACGCCGAGGCGCTCGCGGCGTCCGGCGACGCCCCGGCGATCCGGGCCGCGCTCGAGACCCTCGTCCTCGGCTACGTCGACGACTCCGACGGTTTCGGCTTCGCACTGACCGACCACGTGATCCTCGCCAACGCCGACCTCGAGGAGCGCACCCGAGTGCTCGCCGACCGCGAGGCCGTGCTGTTCGCCGCGGCCCAGCGCGTCGGCGTGCTCCGTCCGGACCTGCCGCCGCGGTGGTTCGGCCATGCGATCTACGGCCTCCTCGTCTCCGCGCGCGAGGCCGTCCGCATCGGCGACGTCGCCCGGCGCGACGTCGGCCACCTCGTCCTCTCCTCCCTGCTCGCAGGGATCGTCCAGCCCGCAACGACCCGGAACAGAAGCACGCCATGACCGACCTGATCCCGAACACCTCCGACACCGCGAAGACCGCCTCCGACCCCCGTCGCTGGTGGGCGCTCGCCGTCCTCGCCGCCAGCCTGCTGGTGGTCGTGATGGACATGACCATCCTCAACGTCGCCCTGCCCGAGATGTCCGCCGAGCTGGAGCTCACCTCGGTGTCGCAGCTGTGGGTCGTCGACGCGTACGCCCTCGCGCTCGCCGGGCTCCTCATCCCGGTCACCGCGCTCGGCGACCGGTGGGGCCGCAAGCGGATGCTGGTCACGGGCTACGCCGCCTTCGCCGTCGGCTCGGTCGCGATCCTGTGGGCCGACAGCGCGGCCGCCGTCATCGCGATCCGCGCGCTGCTCGGCATCGGCGGCGCGATGGTGATGCCGTCGACGCTCTCGCTGATCCGCTCGGTCTTCGCCGACGCCCGCGAGCGCACGCTCGCCCTCAGCATCTGGGGTGCATCCGCCGCGCTCGGTGGCGCCGTGGGCCCGGTCGTCGGTGGTGCGCTGCTCGAGCACTTCAGCTGGCACTCGGCGTTCCTGGTCAACGTGCCCCTGATGGCCGTCGCGATCGTGGCCGGCGTGTGGCTGCTGCGCGAGAACCGGTCACCGCGCCCGGGCCGGATCGACGCCGTCGGCGTGCTCCTGTCCGCGGGCGGCATGACCGCGTTCGTCTACGCCGTCAAGCAGCTCGGCAAGCACGGGCCGTCGCTCGCCACGCTGGCGCTGCTCGTCCTCGGCGTCGCCATGCTCACCGCCTTCGTCCGCGCCGCCCTCGCGTCCGACCGGCCGATGCTCGACGTGCGCCTGTTCGCCAACCCGGTGCTGCGTGCCGGTGTCGTCGCGGCCCTCGCCAGCAGCGTGGCGATGGCGTCGGTGCTCTTCGTCGGCAGCCAGTGGCTGCAGCTCGTCGACGGGCGTACGCCGCTGCAGGCCGGCCTCGCGCTCCTGCCGCTCGCGGTCGGCGCGATCATCGCCTCCCCGTTCGCCCCGGCGCTCGCCGAGCGCTCCAGTCCGCGGATCGTGCTCGCGGGCGGGCTGCTCGTCCTGTCCGCCGGGCTCGGGCTGCTCGCGCTGCTGCCGGCGACGTACCCCTTCGTCGCCGTGGCGTTCGCCGTCGTCGGCCTTGGCACCTCGGCCCTGGGCCTGGGCTCCGCGCTGATCATGGGCGTGGCGTCCGACGACCAGGCCGGCTCGGCCGCGGCCGTCGAGGAGATCACCTACGAGCTCGGCGCCGTCCTGGGCATCACCTTCCTCGGCAGCCTCGTCGGCGCGGTCTACCGGGCCGGCCTGCCCTCCGGGGCCGACGGCGCGGTGCGCGAGTCGGTGGCCGGCGCGGTCGGCGGACCGTGGTTCGCCGACGCGGCCGACGCGTTCGTGACGGCCTTCGCCTCGGTCGGAGCGGTGGGCGCGCTCCTCACCGCGCTGGCGGCGTACGCCGTGTGGCGGCTCGTGCCGGCCGACCTCTCCCTGGACGACGTGCACCACTGAGCGCGCCGGGTCAGGCCTCGCTGGCGACGGCCCGGTCCATCGACGCGGTGATCGCGCGCAGCGTGACCTGGAGGGCGCGCACGTCGTCGGGCGACATGTCGAGGTCCTCGACGATCCGGCACTGCACGGCCTCGGCGCCGGCCCAGGCCTCGCGGCCGAGGTCGGTCAGCTCGATGAGCGACGACCGGCCGTCGTCGGGGTCGCGCCGACGACCCACGAGGCCGGCGTCCTCCATCCGGCGCAGCAGCGGGGTGAGGGTGGCGTGGTCGAGGCGCAGCGTGCCGGCGAGCGACTTGATCGAGCTCGGGCCGGTGCCGCCCAGCAGCACCACGACGAGGTACTGCGGATAGGTGAGCCCGTGCGCCTCGAGCAGCGGTCGGTAGCGCTGAGTCATGGCACGCGAGGCGGCGTAGAGGTCGAAGCACACCAGCTCGTCGAGGACGTCGTGATCGGTCATTCCTGCCCTCCCTCAGGGTGACACCACCTTGATTCCCGCGGTGGCCCGTGCAACGTTGTGTCGTGTACAAGACAACTGTACGCCGACCCGAGGAGCCTCGCATGTCCACCATCTCCGCGAACGACATCACCCTCAGCTACACCGACAGCGGCGGCACCGGTCGCCCGGTCGTCCTCATCCACGGCTGGCCGCTCAGCGGCGCCTCCTGGTCCGGCCAGGTGTCGGCCCTGACCGACGCCGGCTACCGCGTCATCACCTACGACCGGCGCGGCTTCGGCGACTCCGACAAGCCGGCCGACGGCTATGACTACGACACCTTCGCCGCCGACCTCGCCGGGCTGCTCGACGGCCTCGACGTCACCGACGCGACGATCGTCGGGTTCTCGATGGGCGGCGGTGAGGTCGCCCGCTACCTCGGCACCTACGGCTCCGGCCGGATCCGGTCCGCCGTGCTCGCCGGCGCCGTCCCGCCCTACCTGCTCAAGACCGACGACAACCCGGACGGTGGCCTCGGCGAGGAGGACGTCGCCGGCATGGAGGAGGGCGCCCGGACCGACCGGGAGAACTTCCTCGACGGCTTCACGACGAACTTCTTCAGCGTCGACGGCGAGCTCGTGGTCACGGAGGAGCAGCGCCAGGAGGCGCTGGCCCTGGAGAAGCCCGCACGCGACGAGGCGGTCGTCGGCTGCATCGGCGCCTTCGGCCGCACGGACTTCCGCGACGACCTCGCGAAGGTCGACGTACCGACCCTCGTCATCCACGGCGACTCCGACGCCATCGTGCCCTTCGAGGTCTCGGGCAAGCGCTCGGCCGAGGCGATCGCCGACAGCACCCTCGTCGTCGTACCGGCTGCGCCGCACGGCTTCAACGTCAGCCACCGCGACGAGTTCAACAGCGCGCTGCTGGAGTTCCTCGCGCGCTGATTCGCGACGTCGTGGCCCCGCCCGGTGCGCGGGGCCACGCGCGCGTCGCTCGTCCGGGTGCTACCCCATCGTGTTGATGCGGGTGGGCACGATCTGCACGATCACCCGCTGCTGGTCACGGCCGCCCTACCAGGGATAGGGCTGACCGGTGTAGCGCTGCGACAGCGCCTCGATGTGGTCCACCGCGCCCTCGGTCGTGGTGCTCACCACGAGGCCCCTGATCTCGTGGTAGCGACTGGGGTTCGCGGGATCCGACACGGCCACCGCGACGCGAGGGTCCCGCGCGATGTTGCGGGTCTTCTGGTGGGTGGCGACCGTGTTGACGAGCACGTGGGCTCCCGAGGCGTCGACGTCGACCCAGGTCTGCGTCAGCTGGGGCGAACCGTCCGGCATGGTCGTGGCGACGTAGCAGGTGGCAGCCGAGCGCAGGAGCTCGAGCAGGGCGTCATCGAGCAGGACGGCGGGGGCGGTGCTCATCCGCCCATGGTCACCCGCGGGCAGGAGGGCTGCCTCCCCCCGGTGGGTGCGATCAGGCGATCGCGCCGACGATCGCGGCCTCGAGCCGGTCGATGCCGAGGTCCAGGTCGTCGTCGGAGATGGTGAGGGGAGGCGCCATCCGGATCACGCCGCCGAGCCCGGGCAGCTGCACGATGTTGATGTGCAGCCCGAGCTCGAGGGCGGCGGTGGTGACGGCGCGGCCGAGCGCGTCGGCGG is a window of Nocardioides oleivorans DNA encoding:
- a CDS encoding CsbD family protein, yielding MGLDDKIGNKAEELKGKTKEATGKATDDEELQAEGKSDQAGANLKQAGEKIKDVFKG
- a CDS encoding DICT sensory domain-containing protein; this encodes MPEHEHGFSIGTLAARTGLTPTVLRTWDRRFGFPEGTRSTAGHRRFSDLDVEQVREVAEARSTGVSLQAAIDAVRRRHEDAPESVHAVLVRDFPHLGVQRLGRRALVAVSQALEDESLARADRPVVLGAFQEGHRYAGSRHRWDELGRTASWAAVVADFDDDLPADPSATPARCQLPAGSPLRREWTVVSVSAGLAAVVSAWEVPVAPGSEAVYESVISSQRPVALAAARVLAAAAGSAGARPPAAVDRLLGEPGRTAPPGGADPDRMWVRALARLDPGA
- a CDS encoding DUF7218 family protein; its protein translation is MAEKKKDARPSVKDDEVYEALRDEGASKEKAARIANAAANEGRSKVGERGGEATDYEDRTVAELRERAAELDIEGRSSMTKDELVEALRHH
- a CDS encoding SRPBCC family protein — encoded protein: MPSITRAFATTASPEAAFDYLADFRNAEGWDPGTKTCQRTGGDGGVGTTYRNVSGFLGREVELTYTTAELVPGRLVLLTGSNDSFDGHDRFEIERSGDATRITYNAEMHFSGASRLASHLVAAYLPILAKKTVDQLRDCLDRLSA
- a CDS encoding TetR/AcrR family transcriptional regulator; the encoded protein is MADRNEILGAAQGAFNADPSASMSAVAEAAGISRATLHRHFDSREALLVELGTRSLDQWAGRLDEVDAEALAASGDAPAIRAALETLVLGYVDDSDGFGFALTDHVILANADLEERTRVLADREAVLFAAAQRVGVLRPDLPPRWFGHAIYGLLVSAREAVRIGDVARRDVGHLVLSSLLAGIVQPATTRNRSTP
- a CDS encoding MFS transporter; this translates as MTDLIPNTSDTAKTASDPRRWWALAVLAASLLVVVMDMTILNVALPEMSAELELTSVSQLWVVDAYALALAGLLIPVTALGDRWGRKRMLVTGYAAFAVGSVAILWADSAAAVIAIRALLGIGGAMVMPSTLSLIRSVFADARERTLALSIWGASAALGGAVGPVVGGALLEHFSWHSAFLVNVPLMAVAIVAGVWLLRENRSPRPGRIDAVGVLLSAGGMTAFVYAVKQLGKHGPSLATLALLVLGVAMLTAFVRAALASDRPMLDVRLFANPVLRAGVVAALASSVAMASVLFVGSQWLQLVDGRTPLQAGLALLPLAVGAIIASPFAPALAERSSPRIVLAGGLLVLSAGLGLLALLPATYPFVAVAFAVVGLGTSALGLGSALIMGVASDDQAGSAAAVEEITYELGAVLGITFLGSLVGAVYRAGLPSGADGAVRESVAGAVGGPWFADAADAFVTAFASVGAVGALLTALAAYAVWRLVPADLSLDDVHH
- a CDS encoding MarR family winged helix-turn-helix transcriptional regulator; this encodes MTDHDVLDELVCFDLYAASRAMTQRYRPLLEAHGLTYPQYLVVVLLGGTGPSSIKSLAGTLRLDHATLTPLLRRMEDAGLVGRRRDPDDGRSSLIELTDLGREAWAGAEAVQCRIVEDLDMSPDDVRALQVTLRAITASMDRAVASEA
- a CDS encoding alpha/beta fold hydrolase, with translation MSTISANDITLSYTDSGGTGRPVVLIHGWPLSGASWSGQVSALTDAGYRVITYDRRGFGDSDKPADGYDYDTFAADLAGLLDGLDVTDATIVGFSMGGGEVARYLGTYGSGRIRSAVLAGAVPPYLLKTDDNPDGGLGEEDVAGMEEGARTDRENFLDGFTTNFFSVDGELVVTEEQRQEALALEKPARDEAVVGCIGAFGRTDFRDDLAKVDVPTLVIHGDSDAIVPFEVSGKRSAEAIADSTLVVVPAAPHGFNVSHRDEFNSALLEFLAR
- a CDS encoding TIGR03618 family F420-dependent PPOX class oxidoreductase, yielding MSTAPAVLLDDALLELLRSAATCYVATTMPDGSPQLTQTWVDVDASGAHVLVNTVATHQKTRNIARDPRVAVAVSDPANPSRYHEIRGLVVSTTTEGAVDHIEALSQRYTGQPYPW